From a single Campylobacter concisus genomic region:
- the argH gene encoding argininosuccinate lyase, whose protein sequence is MKKDENAHKKMWEGRFSEASSKLLEEFNASINFDKNLFKEDIAGSKAHAKMLGICGILKKNESEAIIKGLDEVLSEIRAGKFEFKLEDEDIHMAVEKRLSQIIGAELGGRLHTARSRNDQVAIDFKFYVLKKNLEISSCIKELIATLTNLAKNHKDTLMPGYTHLQHAQPVSLSYHLLAYAFMFKRDFERFISSYERNNFSPLGSAALAGTPHKIDRTIVASELGFADCTQNAMDSVSDRDFALEILFNISVFMTHASRLCEELILWSSQEFGFVSISDAYSTGSSIMPQKKNPDVAELIRGKTGRVNGNLVALLTTMKGLPLAYNKDMQEDKEGVFDSVSTILSSTTILNEMIKTAKFNEKNMLKATKTGHLSATDLADYLVREKNIPFRTAHFITGKAVAKAESLGLDLSELNEEQLKSVDENLDENAIKFLDLHASKEARTSKGGTANKSVDEQIEILDYWLKKKEL, encoded by the coding sequence ATGAAAAAAGATGAAAACGCACACAAAAAGATGTGGGAGGGTAGATTTAGCGAGGCTAGTTCGAAGCTGCTCGAGGAATTTAATGCTTCTATAAATTTTGATAAAAATCTTTTTAAAGAAGATATCGCCGGTAGCAAGGCTCACGCAAAGATGCTTGGAATTTGTGGAATTTTGAAAAAAAATGAGTCAGAGGCGATCATAAAGGGGCTTGATGAGGTTTTATCTGAGATAAGAGCGGGTAAATTTGAGTTTAAGTTAGAAGATGAAGATATACATATGGCAGTTGAGAAGCGCCTTAGCCAGATCATCGGCGCCGAGCTTGGTGGTAGATTGCACACAGCTAGAAGTAGAAACGACCAAGTTGCGATTGATTTTAAATTTTACGTATTGAAGAAAAATTTAGAAATTTCTTCATGTATAAAAGAACTCATCGCCACGCTTACAAATTTGGCAAAAAACCACAAAGATACGCTAATGCCAGGCTACACACATCTTCAACACGCTCAGCCAGTAAGCCTTAGCTATCACTTGCTAGCATATGCATTTATGTTTAAAAGAGATTTCGAGCGTTTTATTAGCTCCTATGAGCGAAATAACTTTAGTCCGCTTGGCTCAGCAGCCCTTGCAGGCACTCCTCATAAGATAGATAGAACTATCGTTGCAAGCGAGCTTGGCTTTGCAGATTGCACACAAAATGCGATGGATAGCGTGAGCGACCGTGATTTTGCGCTGGAAATTTTATTTAACATTAGCGTTTTTATGACGCACGCTTCTAGGCTTTGCGAGGAGCTCATACTTTGGAGTTCGCAAGAATTTGGCTTTGTAAGCATCAGTGACGCTTATAGTACAGGCAGCTCTATCATGCCACAGAAGAAAAACCCTGATGTCGCCGAGCTTATACGAGGCAAAACTGGACGCGTAAATGGAAATTTAGTAGCGCTACTAACTACGATGAAAGGTCTACCACTTGCTTATAATAAAGATATGCAAGAAGATAAAGAGGGCGTGTTTGACAGTGTCTCAACCATTTTAAGTTCGACTACCATCCTAAACGAGATGATAAAAACAGCTAAATTTAATGAAAAAAACATGCTAAAAGCGACAAAAACTGGGCATCTAAGTGCTACTGATTTGGCGGATTATTTAGTACGTGAAAAAAACATCCCGTTTAGAACGGCTCATTTTATCACAGGCAAAGCTGTTGCAAAGGCTGAAAGTTTAGGACTTGATTTGAGTGAATTAAATGAAGAGCAGCTAAAAAGTGTCGATGAAAATTTAGACGAAAATGCTATTAAATTTTTAGATCTTCACGCTTCAAAAGAGGCTCGCACTTCAAAAGGCGGCACGGCAAATAAAAGCGTTGATGAGCAGATAGAAATTTTAGACTACTGGCTTAAGAAAAAAGAGTTATAA
- a CDS encoding oxidoreductase, protein MKLGELYSVVAAALAANFSGILDVSSFMRIKKTNTWITQTNSEANKKGNELYAKFIKDESSAALCDDFVILKSKFEASYYFSSAKDDLVQFYKAINFQPKMGEVDSISNQLILIANILKSEASKESMRLLAAFSISFFLPYAKQLSKDIQKDATSNFYKSMGYFLEDFCLVLEIIIGKA, encoded by the coding sequence TTGAAACTTGGAGAACTTTATAGTGTTGTAGCGGCTGCGCTTGCTGCAAATTTTAGTGGCATTTTAGACGTTTCATCTTTTATGCGTATCAAAAAGACAAATACGTGGATAACGCAGACTAATAGCGAAGCAAATAAAAAAGGTAACGAGCTTTATGCCAAATTTATCAAAGATGAAAGTAGTGCTGCTTTATGTGACGATTTTGTCATTTTAAAGTCAAAATTTGAGGCAAGCTACTATTTTTCTTCTGCAAAAGATGATCTAGTTCAATTTTATAAGGCTATAAATTTTCAGCCAAAAATGGGCGAGGTTGATAGTATCTCAAATCAGCTAATTTTAATAGCAAATATTTTAAAAAGTGAAGCATCTAAGGAGTCTATGAGACTTCTTGCAGCTTTTAGTATCTCATTTTTCTTACCTTATGCTAAACAGCTTTCAAAAGATATCCAAAAAGACGCGACTAGCAATTTTTATAAATCAATGGGATATTTTTTAGAGGATTTTTGCTTAGTTCTAGAAATTATTATTGGTAAGGCTTAG